A single genomic interval of Deinococcus radiotolerans harbors:
- a CDS encoding ammonium transporter, with amino-acid sequence MIRRAAPLLALLGGVAAAQTPGMNGADTAFILLCSALVLLMTPGLAIFYGGLVRAGSVLNTMMMSFAAMGVASVAWVALGYTLAFGPGGNALIGGLSQVGLGHMAGELTGTIPTPLFAVFQILFAVITLAVVSGSVVERMRFPAFVLFAALWTLLIYAPLAHWVWSPDGWLFKLGLLDFAGGTVVEVASGVSGLVAALVLGSRLGFPRLVSVPHNVPLVLLGTGLLWFGWMGFNAGSALAAGSVAAYALLNTNTAAAAALLTWLLWDQVRGGRPTAIGAATGAVVGLVAITPACGFVTPGGALLIGAVASTVSWWLVANKHRLLPDDALDVFACHGTAGVVGTLMTGVLASPVINPAGAGLIAGHAAQLGTQLIGVLAAAALAGAGTFALLKLTALFTPLRLTEQQEARGVDLTEHQEEGYQEAQSPLAAPVFVGHD; translated from the coding sequence GTGATCCGCCGCGCCGCCCCCCTGCTGGCCCTGCTGGGCGGCGTGGCCGCCGCGCAGACCCCGGGCATGAACGGCGCCGACACTGCCTTCATTCTGCTGTGCTCGGCGCTGGTGCTGCTCATGACCCCCGGGCTGGCCATCTTCTACGGCGGGCTGGTCCGCGCCGGCAGCGTCCTGAACACCATGATGATGAGCTTCGCGGCCATGGGCGTTGCCAGCGTCGCCTGGGTGGCGCTGGGCTACACCCTGGCGTTCGGGCCCGGCGGGAACGCCCTGATCGGCGGCCTGAGCCAGGTGGGGCTGGGCCACATGGCGGGCGAACTGACCGGCACCATTCCCACGCCCCTGTTCGCGGTGTTCCAGATTCTCTTCGCGGTCATCACGCTGGCGGTGGTCAGTGGCAGCGTCGTGGAACGCATGCGCTTCCCGGCCTTCGTGCTGTTCGCCGCGCTGTGGACCCTGCTGATCTACGCGCCGCTGGCCCACTGGGTCTGGAGCCCGGACGGCTGGCTGTTCAAGCTGGGCCTGCTGGACTTCGCGGGTGGCACTGTCGTGGAGGTCGCGTCCGGCGTGAGTGGACTGGTGGCCGCGCTGGTGCTGGGCTCACGCCTGGGCTTCCCGCGCCTCGTCAGCGTGCCGCACAACGTCCCGCTGGTGCTGCTGGGCACGGGCCTGCTGTGGTTCGGCTGGATGGGCTTCAACGCCGGCAGCGCCCTAGCGGCAGGCAGCGTGGCCGCGTACGCGTTGCTGAACACCAACACGGCCGCCGCCGCCGCGCTGCTGACGTGGCTGCTGTGGGACCAGGTGCGCGGCGGACGCCCCACCGCCATCGGCGCCGCGACCGGCGCGGTCGTGGGTCTGGTGGCCATCACGCCCGCCTGCGGGTTCGTCACGCCCGGCGGGGCGCTGCTGATCGGCGCGGTCGCCAGCACCGTGTCGTGGTGGCTGGTGGCGAACAAGCACCGCCTGCTGCCCGACGACGCGCTGGACGTCTTCGCCTGCCACGGCACCGCCGGGGTGGTCGGCACCCTGATGACCGGCGTGCTGGCCAGCCCGGTCATCAACCCCGCCGGCGCCGGCCTGATTGCCGGGCACGCCGCGCAACTGGGCACGCAGCTGATTGGTGTCCTGGCCGCCGCTGCCCTGGCCGGGGCCGGCACGTTCGCGCTGCTGAAACTCACGGCGCTGTTCACGCCGCTGCGCCTGACCGAGCAGCAGGAGGCGCGCGGCGTGGACCTCACCGAACACCAAGAGGAGGGCTATCAGGAAGCGCAGAGCCCACTGGCCGCCCCGGTGTTCGTTGGCCACGACTGA
- a CDS encoding P-II family nitrogen regulator, whose amino-acid sequence MKLITAVVRPERVQQVKEALFQAGISGITLSRVSGHGGEQSIVEHYRGTRVMVEFHDKVEFRMAVSEPFVQAAIDAICKGARTGEVGDGKIFVQPMERVIRIRTGEEDTAALTPVTETKLTPDHL is encoded by the coding sequence ATGAAACTGATCACGGCCGTCGTCCGTCCGGAGCGGGTGCAGCAGGTTAAAGAAGCCCTTTTCCAGGCAGGCATCAGCGGCATCACGCTCTCCCGCGTGAGCGGCCACGGCGGCGAGCAGTCCATCGTCGAGCACTACCGCGGCACCCGCGTCATGGTCGAATTTCACGACAAGGTCGAGTTCCGCATGGCCGTCAGCGAACCCTTCGTACAGGCCGCCATCGACGCGATCTGCAAGGGCGCGCGTACGGGCGAGGTCGGGGACGGCAAGATCTTCGTGCAGCCCATGGAACGCGTGATCCGCATCCGCACCGGCGAGGAGGACACCGCCGCGCTGACCCCCGTCACCGAGACCAAACTCACCCCGGACCACCTGTGA
- a CDS encoding ammonium transporter: protein MTHLRKTLPLALMLGGAALAQTEAPKLDTGDTAWMIVASALVLLMTPGLAFFYGGLSRTQSVLNTMMMSVVCIGLVGVLWLLGGYSIAFASGGNAFFSGLSNFGFGGLAGQLTGTIPSYIFAAFQAMFAIIAVALISGAVIERMRFGAFVLFGGLWSLLIYAPLAHWVWNADGWLFKLGALDFAGGTVIHIAAGVSGLVAASVLGARIGFPRTAHVPHNVPFVLLGAGLLWFGWMGFNAGSALAANQTAALAFMTTLIAPAAAMLTWLGLESVRNGKPTAVGAATGLVVGLVAITPACAFVSPLASVVVGVLGAAASFAAVQFKARMKADDALDVFACHGVAGIVGALLTGALAFTTGSGKPWGEQMVIQIIGVVASVAWTGLGSFILLKLVGLVMPLRVPVNQEIAGIDVSAHSEQGYSDSETGLGAPVFVGGD from the coding sequence ATGACCCACCTCCGCAAGACCCTCCCGCTGGCCCTGATGCTGGGCGGCGCGGCCCTCGCGCAGACCGAGGCGCCCAAACTCGACACCGGCGACACCGCCTGGATGATCGTCGCCTCCGCCCTGGTGCTGCTGATGACCCCGGGCCTCGCGTTCTTCTACGGCGGCCTGAGCCGCACCCAGAGCGTCCTGAACACCATGATGATGAGCGTCGTCTGCATCGGCCTGGTGGGCGTGCTGTGGCTGCTCGGCGGATACTCCATCGCGTTCGCGTCCGGTGGCAACGCCTTCTTCAGCGGCCTGAGCAACTTCGGCTTTGGCGGCCTGGCGGGGCAGCTGACCGGCACCATCCCCAGCTACATCTTCGCGGCCTTCCAGGCGATGTTCGCGATCATCGCGGTGGCCCTGATCAGCGGCGCCGTGATTGAACGCATGCGCTTCGGGGCCTTCGTCCTGTTCGGCGGCCTCTGGAGCCTCCTGATCTACGCCCCGCTGGCCCACTGGGTCTGGAACGCCGACGGCTGGCTGTTCAAGCTGGGCGCATTGGACTTCGCGGGCGGCACGGTCATCCACATCGCCGCCGGGGTCAGCGGCCTGGTCGCCGCGTCCGTGCTGGGCGCCCGCATCGGCTTCCCCCGCACCGCGCACGTCCCCCACAACGTCCCCTTCGTGCTGCTGGGCGCGGGCCTGCTGTGGTTCGGCTGGATGGGCTTCAACGCGGGCAGCGCCCTGGCCGCCAACCAGACCGCCGCGCTGGCCTTCATGACCACCCTGATCGCCCCCGCTGCCGCGATGCTCACCTGGCTGGGCCTGGAAAGCGTCCGCAACGGCAAACCCACCGCCGTGGGCGCCGCCACCGGCCTGGTCGTGGGTCTGGTGGCCATCACGCCCGCCTGCGCCTTCGTCAGCCCCCTGGCGTCCGTGGTGGTGGGCGTGCTGGGCGCCGCCGCGAGCTTCGCTGCCGTGCAGTTCAAGGCCCGCATGAAGGCCGACGACGCGCTGGACGTCTTCGCCTGCCACGGCGTGGCGGGCATCGTGGGCGCCCTGCTGACTGGCGCGCTGGCCTTCACCACCGGCAGCGGCAAACCCTGGGGCGAGCAGATGGTCATCCAGATCATCGGGGTGGTTGCCAGCGTCGCCTGGACCGGCCTGGGCTCCTTCATCCTGCTGAAACTGGTGGGTCTGGTCATGCCGCTGCGCGTCCCCGTCAACCAGGAGATCGCCGGGATTGACGTCAGCGCCCACAGCGAGCAGGGCTACTCCGACAGCGAGACCGGCCTGGGCGCCCCCGTCTTCGTCGGCGGTGACTGA
- a CDS encoding P-II family nitrogen regulator, protein MKLVTAVIRPERVQQVKEALFQAGISGITLSRVSGHGGEQSIVEHYRGTRVMVEFRDKVEVRMAVSEPFVQAAIDAICKGARTGEVGDGKIFVQPLEQVVRIRTGERDNAALTPVTETRLTPA, encoded by the coding sequence ATGAAACTGGTCACGGCTGTCATCAGGCCCGAACGGGTCCAGCAGGTCAAAGAAGCCCTCTTCCAGGCGGGCATCAGCGGCATCACGCTCTCCCGCGTGAGCGGCCACGGCGGCGAGCAGTCCATCGTCGAGCACTACCGCGGCACCCGCGTCATGGTCGAGTTCCGCGACAAGGTCGAGGTGCGCATGGCCGTCAGCGAACCCTTCGTGCAGGCCGCCATCGACGCGATCTGCAAGGGCGCGCGTACGGGCGAGGTCGGCGACGGCAAGATCTTCGTCCAGCCCCTCGAACAGGTCGTGCGTATCCGCACCGGCGAGCGCGACAACGCCGCCCTGACCCCCGTCACCGAGACCCGCCTCACCCCCGCCTGA